Proteins encoded within one genomic window of Nonomuraea gerenzanensis:
- a CDS encoding ATP-dependent DNA helicase UvrD2, which translates to MNDADDVLIGLDPEQRAVAEAVRGPVCVLAGAGTGKTRAITHRIAYAVRSGVVDAQSVLAVTFTTRAAGELRQRLRALGAPGVQARTFHAAALRQLTFFWPRVIGGAAPSVIESKLPVLGEACRSLRLTPERSELRDLASEVEWAKVTQIAPEDYVAAAAKYHRTPPMPAEQVSRVYEAYERIRRERHLVDFETILELTAAVMTEHQEVAAQIRQQYRYFVVDEYQDVNPLQKLLLDTWLGGRDDLCVVGDPNQTIYSFTGASPRYLTGFGVEHPDAAVIKLVRDYRSTPQVVDLANLVIAKGRSPHRLELVAQRPDGPKPAFTEYDDEPAEAAGVARSIRKLLDKGVPSREIAVLFRVNSQSEAYEEALTKAEIPYVLRGAERFFERPEVRQAVVLLRGAARSAAGEPLASEVHHILGGIGLTPAPPGGGKAREKWESLKALADLAEDMAAEGADLPAFVTELERRASEQHAPPVEGVTLASLHAAKGLEWDAVFLVGVTDGMLPIIYAESPEQIEEERRLLYVGVTRAREHLSLSWALARAPGGRKSRRPSRFLDGLTGRASAPPRLAPSPSRERRQVATPVSCRVCAKTLVNATEQKLGRCSTCPADYDEALLERLKAWRTATAKEAKLPPYVVFTDVTLQAIAERAPVTEQELLSIAGVGRVKLDRYGEAVLGLCRGS; encoded by the coding sequence GTGAACGACGCGGACGACGTACTGATCGGACTCGACCCCGAGCAGCGCGCTGTCGCCGAGGCCGTGCGCGGGCCGGTGTGCGTGCTGGCCGGCGCGGGGACGGGCAAGACCAGGGCGATCACGCACCGCATCGCGTACGCGGTGCGCAGCGGGGTGGTCGACGCGCAGAGCGTGCTCGCTGTGACGTTCACCACGCGCGCGGCGGGTGAGCTGCGCCAGCGCCTGCGCGCGCTCGGCGCGCCCGGCGTGCAGGCCCGCACCTTCCACGCCGCGGCGCTGCGCCAGCTCACGTTCTTCTGGCCGCGGGTGATCGGCGGCGCGGCCCCGTCGGTCATCGAGTCCAAGCTGCCCGTCCTGGGCGAGGCGTGCCGCAGCCTGCGGCTCACCCCCGAGCGCTCCGAGCTGCGCGACCTCGCCTCCGAGGTCGAATGGGCCAAGGTCACGCAGATCGCCCCCGAGGACTACGTGGCCGCCGCCGCCAAGTACCACCGCACGCCGCCGATGCCGGCCGAGCAGGTGAGCCGCGTCTACGAGGCGTACGAGCGGATCAGGCGTGAGCGCCACCTGGTCGACTTCGAGACCATCCTGGAGCTGACCGCGGCCGTGATGACCGAGCACCAGGAGGTGGCGGCGCAGATCCGCCAGCAGTACCGCTACTTCGTGGTGGACGAGTACCAGGACGTCAACCCGCTGCAGAAGCTGCTGCTCGACACCTGGCTCGGCGGGCGCGACGACCTCTGCGTGGTCGGCGACCCCAATCAGACGATCTACTCCTTCACCGGCGCCAGCCCGCGCTACCTGACCGGGTTCGGGGTCGAGCATCCCGACGCGGCCGTCATCAAGCTGGTCCGCGACTACCGCTCCACCCCCCAGGTCGTCGACCTGGCCAACCTGGTGATCGCCAAGGGCCGCTCCCCACACCGCCTGGAGCTGGTCGCCCAGCGGCCCGACGGGCCCAAGCCGGCCTTCACCGAGTACGACGACGAGCCCGCCGAGGCCGCCGGGGTGGCCCGGAGCATCAGGAAGCTCCTCGACAAGGGGGTGCCGTCGCGCGAGATCGCCGTGCTGTTCCGGGTCAACTCCCAGTCGGAGGCGTACGAAGAGGCCCTGACCAAGGCGGAGATCCCGTACGTGCTGCGCGGCGCCGAGCGTTTCTTCGAGCGGCCGGAGGTGCGCCAGGCGGTCGTCCTGCTGCGCGGCGCGGCCCGCTCCGCCGCGGGCGAGCCGCTGGCCTCCGAGGTGCACCACATCCTGGGCGGCATCGGCCTGACCCCGGCCCCGCCCGGCGGCGGCAAGGCCAGGGAGAAGTGGGAGTCGCTCAAGGCGCTGGCCGACCTGGCCGAGGACATGGCGGCCGAGGGGGCCGACCTGCCCGCGTTCGTGACCGAGCTGGAGCGCCGCGCCTCCGAGCAGCACGCGCCGCCCGTCGAGGGCGTCACGCTGGCCTCGCTGCACGCCGCCAAGGGCCTGGAGTGGGACGCCGTCTTCCTCGTCGGCGTCACCGACGGCATGCTGCCGATCATCTACGCCGAGAGCCCCGAGCAGATCGAGGAGGAGCGCCGCCTGCTCTACGTCGGCGTCACCCGCGCCAGGGAGCACCTGTCGCTCTCCTGGGCCCTGGCCCGCGCGCCGGGGGGCCGCAAGAGCCGCCGCCCGTCCCGCTTCCTCGACGGACTCACCGGCCGCGCCTCCGCGCCGCCCCGCCTGGCGCCGTCCCCCTCGCGGGAGCGCCGCCAGGTGGCCACGCCGGTGAGCTGCCGCGTGTGCGCCAAGACGCTGGTCAACGCCACCGAGCAGAAGCTGGGCCGCTGCTCCACCTGCCCCGCCGACTACGACGAGGCGCTGCTCGAACGGCTGAAGGCGTGGCGCACGGCCACGGCCAAGGAGGCCAAGCTGCCGCCGTACGTCGTCTTCACCGACGTGACGCTGCAGGCCATCGCCGAGCGCGCGCCGGTCACCGAGCAGGAGCTGCTGTCGATCGCGGGCGTCGGCAGGGTCAAGCTCGACCGGTACGGCGAAGCCGTGCTGGGCTTGTGCCGAGGGTCGTAA
- a CDS encoding WhiB family transcriptional regulator, whose protein sequence is MGAKTIMDLIDEAKIPCRTDPDLWFAESPEDVEFAKALCGGCPIQKACLARALEREEPWGVWGGELILRGTVVPRKRPRGRPRKHPVAA, encoded by the coding sequence ATGGGGGCGAAGACGATCATGGACCTGATCGACGAAGCCAAGATCCCCTGTCGTACCGACCCTGACCTGTGGTTCGCCGAGTCGCCGGAGGACGTCGAGTTCGCCAAGGCACTCTGCGGCGGCTGCCCGATCCAGAAGGCCTGCCTGGCCCGCGCGCTCGAGCGCGAGGAGCCGTGGGGCGTCTGGGGCGGCGAGCTGATCCTCAGGGGGACCGTTGTTCCCCGCAAGCGTCCGCGCGGGCGTCCCCGCAAGCACCCGGTCGCTGCCTGA
- a CDS encoding IucA/IucC family protein: MSSREAYLAARVLDALLREDYGGLASRVTRTKDGVGMLLADGRWVRLSPGVLFQDFVVAADERLGLEQVLETIVEVAAPEDAEGVAAFFEECVAALAALELHDERGGVPRAPSYETLAASVDHPVYPTSRARVGLSESELLAYAPEFGPSFELRWAVVPRRALAPGSAARLPAGLVPDWPGHADEALLSAPDHPDEVLFPVHPLTVDEVRKIDGVRVLDEAAVTVRPTLSMRTVEVFPRLHLKLPLPISTLGARNRRSIKAGTLADGARAELLLRELAGPGVVLADEQTWAHAGHEHLAWMVRRLPEGEIVPVAALGAPGVLEELGDVLPGYLRLLLRWNVRLFVRYGVALEAHQQNLALLFRGDGLELLVKDNDGLLASPSRLRAAGVAVPEFADERMLNDDPHALADVFVTITLHLACAAVVFGALPHDRAAALLRDTLAEALDEYGDDPMARLLRARTLDAARLTGKSMITAGTLVSKRRSGARDVNKFYGTSGPNYLRRA; the protein is encoded by the coding sequence ATGAGCTCCAGGGAGGCCTACCTGGCCGCCCGGGTGCTGGACGCCCTGCTGCGCGAGGACTACGGCGGCCTGGCCTCCCGCGTCACCCGCACCAAGGACGGGGTGGGGATGCTGCTCGCCGACGGGCGGTGGGTGCGGCTCTCACCCGGGGTGCTGTTCCAGGACTTCGTGGTGGCGGCCGACGAGCGGCTGGGGCTGGAGCAGGTGCTGGAGACGATCGTGGAGGTCGCGGCGCCCGAGGACGCCGAGGGGGTGGCGGCCTTCTTCGAGGAGTGCGTGGCGGCGCTCGCCGCGCTGGAGCTGCATGACGAGCGCGGGGGTGTCCCGCGGGCACCGTCGTACGAGACGCTGGCCGCGTCGGTGGACCATCCGGTCTATCCGACCTCGCGGGCCCGGGTGGGGCTGTCGGAGAGCGAGCTGCTGGCCTACGCGCCGGAGTTCGGGCCCTCGTTCGAGCTGCGGTGGGCCGTGGTCCCGCGCCGTGCGCTGGCGCCGGGCTCCGCCGCGCGCCTGCCCGCCGGCCTGGTGCCGGACTGGCCGGGCCACGCGGACGAAGCGCTCCTTTCCGCGCCGGACCATCCGGACGAGGTGCTCTTTCCCGTGCATCCGCTGACCGTGGACGAGGTGCGGAAGATCGACGGGGTGCGGGTGCTGGACGAGGCGGCCGTGACCGTGCGGCCCACGCTGTCCATGCGGACCGTCGAGGTCTTTCCGCGCCTGCATCTGAAGCTGCCGCTGCCGATCAGCACCCTGGGCGCCAGGAACCGGCGCTCGATCAAGGCCGGCACGCTGGCCGACGGCGCCAGGGCGGAGCTGCTGCTGCGGGAGCTGGCCGGCCCCGGCGTGGTGCTCGCCGACGAGCAGACGTGGGCGCACGCCGGGCACGAGCACCTGGCCTGGATGGTACGGCGGCTGCCCGAAGGCGAGATCGTCCCCGTCGCCGCGCTGGGCGCCCCCGGCGTGCTCGAGGAGCTGGGCGACGTGCTGCCCGGCTACCTGCGGCTGCTGCTGCGGTGGAACGTGCGGCTCTTCGTCCGCTACGGCGTCGCGCTGGAGGCGCACCAGCAGAACCTGGCCCTGCTGTTCCGCGGCGACGGGCTCGAACTGCTGGTCAAGGACAACGACGGGCTGCTGGCCTCGCCGTCCAGGCTGCGGGCCGCCGGGGTGGCGGTGCCGGAGTTCGCCGACGAGCGCATGCTGAACGACGACCCGCACGCCCTGGCCGACGTCTTCGTGACCATCACGCTGCACCTGGCCTGCGCCGCCGTGGTGTTCGGCGCGCTGCCGCACGACCGGGCGGCGGCGCTGCTGCGCGACACGCTCGCCGAGGCACTGGACGAGTACGGCGACGACCCCATGGCCAGGCTCCTGCGCGCCAGGACGCTCGACGCGGCCAGGCTGACCGGCAAGTCCATGATCACCGCCGGCACGCTCGTCTCGAAGCGACGTTCGGGGGCGCGCGACGTCAACAAGTTCTACGGCACCAGCGGGCCGAACTACCTGAGGAGAGCCTGA
- a CDS encoding ATP-grasp domain-containing protein, whose product MRLYLTALKPTDSVTDGFLPAARALGCEVTILTDRPERHPSAVLCDVRDPRALIDTIEHLGRPDAIFSNSDHLQTETALAAAYFGLPGKDWRACAAAKNKFLMRRGLKEAGVEQVFSVRLGPLDPVPARVPYPVVLKPREGVASEDVMLVDGDLERAVAEVRRRRPGEALVVEEYLEGPLRTLETLGDADGTRVLGGFETTLGALPYFVEERLDWAPADDSHEHVLAALRALGVGFGACHTEYVVTAGGPRIVEVNYRVIGDHCDFLLGDLLGVPVFEWILGVHLGARVPAPPETSRFGTAVSVVADRAGVIKDAPGHESVTIGDVRLWHRPLRAVGEVVTLTRTNRDYLGVIRAVGPGRERVAAAVEEYRVARPWVVE is encoded by the coding sequence TTGCGGCTCTACCTGACCGCGCTCAAACCAACCGATTCCGTGACGGACGGCTTCCTGCCGGCGGCGCGGGCGCTCGGGTGCGAGGTGACGATCCTGACCGACCGGCCGGAGCGGCATCCGTCGGCGGTGTTGTGCGACGTACGGGACCCGCGCGCGTTGATCGACACCATCGAGCACCTCGGCAGGCCGGACGCGATCTTCTCCAACTCCGACCACCTTCAGACCGAGACGGCGCTGGCCGCGGCCTACTTCGGGCTGCCGGGCAAGGACTGGCGGGCGTGCGCGGCGGCCAAGAACAAGTTCCTGATGCGGCGCGGGCTCAAGGAGGCCGGGGTCGAGCAGGTCTTCTCCGTACGGCTCGGGCCGCTCGATCCGGTGCCCGCGCGGGTGCCGTACCCCGTGGTGCTCAAGCCGCGCGAGGGGGTCGCCAGCGAGGACGTCATGCTGGTCGACGGCGACCTGGAACGTGCCGTGGCCGAGGTCAGGCGGCGGCGGCCTGGCGAGGCGCTGGTCGTGGAGGAGTACCTCGAAGGGCCGTTGCGGACGCTGGAGACGCTGGGGGACGCGGACGGGACGCGGGTGCTCGGCGGGTTCGAGACGACGCTGGGGGCGTTGCCGTACTTCGTCGAGGAGCGGCTCGACTGGGCGCCCGCCGACGACTCCCACGAGCATGTGCTGGCGGCGCTGCGGGCGCTCGGGGTGGGCTTCGGGGCGTGCCACACCGAGTACGTGGTCACCGCCGGCGGGCCGAGGATCGTGGAGGTCAACTACCGGGTGATCGGGGACCACTGCGACTTCCTGCTGGGCGACCTGCTCGGGGTGCCGGTGTTCGAGTGGATCCTGGGGGTGCATCTCGGGGCGCGCGTGCCCGCGCCGCCGGAGACCTCCCGGTTCGGGACGGCGGTCAGCGTGGTCGCGGACCGGGCCGGGGTGATCAAGGACGCGCCGGGGCACGAGTCCGTGACCATCGGCGACGTGCGGCTGTGGCACCGGCCGCTGCGGGCCGTCGGCGAGGTCGTCACGCTGACCCGGACGAACCGTGACTATCTGGGCGTGATCAGGGCCGTGGGGCCCGGCAGGGAGCGGGTGGCCGCCGCCGTCGAGGAGTACCGGGTCGCGCGGCCGTGGGTGGTCGAATGA
- a CDS encoding alpha/beta hydrolase, producing the protein MRTAVSVSALALAAVALTPVAASAAMEPTPAPTVDTPVDSDGLSGLSVETVQYGTHKRQSMDVWWTPDGQQRPGIFLIHGGWWSSGDKRYMKEITRSYAELGYTVFNLNYRLSGDAAWPAQRTDALAAIALARKHADRYAFDPNNYVLMGFSAGGHIAAAVGTYGDGVGGLKGVVGLSPIISPLRAYSDGEKSPNAHKRKLRTAAMKLAGGCAPKGKCSRVWASMEVAWHASRNDAPMLTIHSENEFVPPVQSQLLKQMLGQVGVQVSVFTQPGTNHSSPLYREPGVAERVQAWIASRIG; encoded by the coding sequence GTGCGAACTGCGGTTTCCGTGAGCGCTCTGGCGCTCGCTGCCGTCGCGCTCACACCTGTCGCCGCGAGCGCGGCCATGGAGCCGACCCCAGCCCCCACGGTGGACACCCCCGTCGACTCCGACGGGCTCAGCGGGTTGTCGGTGGAGACCGTCCAGTACGGCACGCACAAGCGGCAGAGCATGGACGTCTGGTGGACACCCGACGGGCAGCAGCGGCCCGGCATCTTCCTCATCCACGGCGGCTGGTGGTCCAGCGGCGACAAGAGGTACATGAAGGAGATCACCCGCAGCTACGCCGAGCTGGGGTACACCGTCTTCAACCTCAACTACCGCCTGTCCGGCGACGCGGCCTGGCCCGCGCAGCGCACCGACGCGCTGGCCGCCATCGCGCTGGCCCGCAAGCACGCCGACCGCTACGCCTTCGACCCGAACAACTACGTGCTCATGGGCTTCTCCGCCGGTGGGCACATCGCGGCGGCCGTGGGCACGTACGGCGACGGGGTCGGCGGGCTCAAGGGCGTGGTGGGGCTCTCGCCGATCATCTCGCCGCTGCGCGCGTACTCCGACGGCGAGAAGAGCCCCAACGCCCACAAGCGCAAGCTGCGCACGGCCGCGATGAAGCTGGCCGGCGGCTGCGCGCCGAAGGGCAAGTGCTCGCGCGTGTGGGCGAGCATGGAGGTGGCCTGGCACGCCAGCCGCAACGACGCGCCGATGCTGACCATCCACTCCGAGAACGAGTTCGTGCCGCCGGTGCAGAGCCAGTTGCTCAAGCAGATGCTCGGGCAGGTGGGGGTGCAGGTGTCGGTGTTCACCCAGCCGGGCACCAACCACAGCTCGCCGCTCTACCGGGAGCCGGGCGTGGCCGAGCGGGTGCAGGCGTGGATCGCCTCTCGAATCGGGTAA
- a CDS encoding mycoredoxin, translating into MALTVYSTTWCGPCKRLKAQLTREGISFDDVDIERDPAAAEFVMSVNNGNQVVPTVVIETPKGRFVRTNPSAREVKALLEAA; encoded by the coding sequence ATGGCGCTCACGGTCTACAGCACCACGTGGTGCGGCCCTTGTAAGCGGCTCAAGGCCCAGCTCACGCGCGAGGGCATCAGCTTCGACGACGTCGACATCGAGCGTGACCCGGCGGCGGCTGAGTTCGTGATGAGCGTCAACAACGGCAACCAGGTCGTGCCGACGGTGGTCATCGAGACGCCCAAGGGGCGCTTCGTCCGGACGAACCCCTCCGCCCGCGAGGTCAAGGCCCTGCTCGAAGCCGCCTGA
- a CDS encoding TetR/AcrR family transcriptional regulator: protein MPRAVSTSKELGALRQDLLDAAMRLLRDQGAPSLTLRRVADAATTSTMGIYTCFGGRAGLLEAIYEHGFHLLHEAMTSSLGGHTDPLSRIMAVAYGYRGFALTDPALYALMFERPLPDFDPSPEQRHDALRRCFGLLVEATTAAAEAGQIRSSNPERSAYLIWTTIHGLVSIELTCSLRTPLPGWFLNSREEGERILTDGLHSLLSGLT, encoded by the coding sequence GTGCCGAGAGCCGTAAGCACCTCGAAAGAACTCGGCGCACTGCGCCAGGACCTCCTGGACGCCGCCATGCGCCTCCTGCGTGACCAGGGCGCGCCCTCCCTCACGCTCCGCCGCGTGGCAGACGCCGCCACCACCTCCACCATGGGCATCTACACCTGCTTCGGTGGCCGAGCCGGCCTGCTGGAGGCGATCTACGAGCATGGCTTCCACCTCCTCCACGAGGCGATGACAAGCTCCCTCGGCGGCCACACGGACCCGCTCTCGAGAATCATGGCGGTGGCCTACGGCTACAGAGGCTTCGCCCTCACCGACCCGGCCCTGTACGCCCTGATGTTCGAGCGCCCGCTCCCCGACTTCGACCCTTCACCGGAGCAGCGCCACGACGCCCTCCGCCGCTGCTTCGGCCTCCTCGTCGAAGCCACCACGGCAGCCGCCGAGGCCGGCCAGATCCGCTCCTCGAACCCGGAACGCTCGGCCTACCTCATCTGGACCACAATCCACGGCCTCGTGAGCATCGAGCTGACGTGCTCACTCCGCACCCCGCTACCGGGCTGGTTCCTGAACTCACGGGAGGAGGGCGAGCGCATCCTCACCGACGGCCTCCACTCCCTCCTCTCAGGCCTCACCTGA
- the nudC gene encoding NAD(+) diphosphatase translates to METAQEQLIGPLLLARGTIDRSSALRADERWLERAWADPATRVLVIDNGHTLVRRVGDEVHAVLFTPDGAPAGQRYLLGVEDGVAYFAVAAALPGIPKGDVNGRVTIPMSLRDAPEGEPVAAGLRQVGGLLGDRDAGLLVYAVALEAWHATHEFCPRCGAHTVVQAGGHIRVCPKDSSQHFPRVDPAVIMLVRDEADRCLLARGPQWPEGRLSILAGFVEPGESLEAAVVREVAEEVGVAVHNPRYLGSQPWPFPRSLMLGFFAEATTTTLTPDAEEIAEAHWFSREELARALESGELRLPPPVSIARRLIETWYGGELVGDW, encoded by the coding sequence GTGGAGACCGCGCAAGAGCAACTCATCGGCCCGCTACTGCTTGCGCGGGGGACCATCGACCGTTCCTCGGCCCTGCGCGCCGACGAGCGGTGGCTGGAGCGGGCCTGGGCGGATCCCGCGACCAGGGTGCTGGTCATCGACAACGGTCACACGCTGGTGCGCCGGGTGGGTGACGAGGTGCACGCGGTGCTGTTCACGCCCGACGGCGCGCCCGCCGGCCAGCGCTACCTGCTCGGCGTGGAGGACGGCGTCGCCTACTTCGCGGTCGCCGCGGCGCTGCCCGGCATCCCCAAGGGCGACGTCAACGGCCGCGTCACCATCCCCATGTCCCTGCGCGACGCGCCCGAGGGCGAGCCGGTGGCGGCGGGGCTGCGCCAGGTCGGCGGCCTGCTCGGCGACCGTGACGCGGGCCTGCTGGTCTACGCGGTGGCGCTGGAGGCCTGGCACGCCACGCACGAGTTCTGCCCGCGGTGCGGCGCGCACACGGTGGTGCAGGCCGGCGGGCACATCCGGGTCTGCCCGAAGGACTCCAGCCAGCACTTCCCGCGCGTCGACCCCGCAGTGATCATGCTGGTCCGCGACGAGGCCGACCGCTGCCTGCTGGCCCGCGGCCCGCAGTGGCCGGAGGGGCGGCTGTCGATCCTGGCCGGGTTCGTGGAGCCGGGGGAGTCGCTGGAGGCGGCCGTCGTGCGCGAGGTGGCCGAGGAGGTCGGCGTCGCCGTCCACAATCCGCGTTACCTGGGCAGCCAGCCGTGGCCGTTCCCGCGCAGTCTCATGCTGGGCTTCTTCGCCGAGGCCACGACCACCACGCTGACGCCCGACGCCGAGGAGATCGCCGAGGCGCACTGGTTCTCGCGGGAGGAGCTGGCGCGGGCGCTGGAGTCGGGTGAGCTGCGCCTGCCGCCGCCCGTCTCGATCGCCCGCCGTCTGATCGAGACCTGGTACGGCGGCGAGCTCGTCGGCGACTGGTAG
- the tesB gene encoding acyl-CoA thioesterase II yields the protein MNSALKELLDLLDLEQIELDIFRGRSPEERIQRVFGGQVAAQALVAAGRTVPKDRNVHSLHAYFIRPGDPAIPIVYNVERLRDGRSFTTRRVVAVQHGKAIFTMSASFHVFEEGVSHQASVMPSVPDPETLPTFQDRMYELVGDHPELREWFTRPRPVDARYASPLTWEAFQNPELRSAQTNVWFRYHADLPDDPLLHVVLAAYASDFTLVDTILLAHGMAWGASNVMGASLDHAMWFHRPFRADDWLLYAQESPWSAGARGLARGEMYTASGDLVVSVVQEAMIRLTK from the coding sequence GTGAACTCGGCGCTGAAGGAGCTGCTCGACCTGCTCGACCTGGAGCAGATCGAGCTCGACATCTTCCGCGGCAGGAGCCCGGAAGAGCGCATCCAGCGCGTCTTCGGCGGCCAGGTCGCGGCGCAGGCCCTGGTGGCGGCCGGCCGCACGGTCCCCAAGGACCGGAACGTGCACTCGCTGCACGCCTACTTCATCCGGCCGGGCGACCCGGCCATCCCCATCGTCTACAACGTCGAGCGCCTGCGCGACGGCCGCTCCTTCACCACGCGGCGGGTGGTGGCGGTCCAGCACGGCAAGGCCATCTTCACGATGTCCGCCTCCTTCCACGTCTTCGAGGAAGGCGTCTCGCACCAGGCGTCGGTGATGCCCTCGGTGCCCGACCCCGAGACGCTGCCGACGTTCCAGGACCGCATGTACGAGCTCGTCGGCGACCACCCGGAGCTGCGCGAGTGGTTCACCCGCCCCCGGCCCGTGGACGCGCGCTACGCCTCGCCGCTCACCTGGGAGGCCTTCCAGAACCCCGAGCTGCGCAGCGCCCAGACCAACGTGTGGTTCCGCTACCACGCCGACCTGCCCGACGACCCGCTCCTGCACGTGGTGCTGGCCGCCTACGCCTCCGACTTCACGCTGGTCGACACGATACTGCTGGCCCACGGCATGGCCTGGGGCGCCTCGAACGTCATGGGCGCCTCCCTCGACCACGCCATGTGGTTCCACCGCCCCTTCAGGGCCGACGACTGGCTCCTCTATGCTCAGGAGTCGCCGTGGTCGGCGGGGGCCCGCGGGCTCGCACGCGGTGAGATGTACACCGCGTCGGGTGACCTCGTGGTCTCAGTCGTCCAGGAAGCCATGATTCGCCTCACGAAATAG
- a CDS encoding ABC1 kinase family protein, with protein MSDLPRRAVTRSAKLATLPISFAGRAALGLGKRIGGKSAEMVAQEVQQRTAEQVFKVLGELKGGAMKLGQALSIFEAALPQEIAGPYRATLTKLQEAAPPLPVSTVHKVLTEQLGDGWREHFLSFDDQPTAAASIGQVHRAVWHDGREVAVKIQYPGAGKALLGDFSQLARLGKLFGVLLPGLDMKALLGELRERIAEELDYLREAEAQHAFALEFDEDPDFHVPDVVAANEMVLVTEWMEGTPLSRIISDGTQEERDHAGLLFVRFLFCSPARVGMLHADPHPGNFRMLPNGKLGVLDFGAVNRLPDGYPKAFGQLTRIFNQGDMQTVMSGLRQEGFIREDIDIDPDALRAFLAPYVEPTAVEEFTFSREWLQAQAASVADLRPTNVVRQLNLPPSYVLIHRVHAAGIGVLCQLGTTARFRDEVIRWVPGFADDPDDQPLPIG; from the coding sequence GTGAGCGATCTTCCACGCCGTGCTGTCACGCGTTCGGCCAAGCTGGCCACCCTTCCCATCAGCTTCGCAGGTCGCGCCGCCCTGGGGCTGGGCAAGCGCATCGGCGGCAAGTCCGCGGAAATGGTGGCCCAGGAGGTCCAGCAGCGCACCGCCGAGCAGGTCTTCAAGGTCCTCGGCGAGCTCAAGGGCGGCGCCATGAAGCTGGGCCAGGCGCTGTCCATCTTCGAGGCCGCGCTGCCTCAGGAGATCGCCGGCCCCTATCGCGCCACCCTGACCAAGCTCCAGGAAGCGGCCCCGCCGCTGCCCGTCTCGACGGTGCACAAGGTTCTGACGGAGCAGCTGGGCGACGGCTGGCGCGAGCACTTCCTGTCGTTCGACGACCAGCCGACGGCGGCCGCCTCCATCGGCCAGGTGCACAGGGCCGTGTGGCACGACGGCCGGGAGGTGGCCGTCAAGATCCAGTATCCGGGGGCGGGCAAGGCGCTGCTCGGCGACTTCTCCCAGCTCGCCCGCCTCGGCAAGCTCTTCGGCGTGCTGCTGCCGGGCCTCGACATGAAGGCCCTGCTGGGCGAGCTGCGCGAGCGGATCGCGGAGGAGCTCGACTACCTGAGGGAGGCCGAGGCCCAGCACGCCTTCGCCCTCGAGTTCGACGAGGATCCCGACTTCCACGTCCCGGACGTGGTGGCGGCGAACGAGATGGTGCTCGTCACCGAGTGGATGGAGGGCACACCGCTGTCGCGCATCATCTCCGACGGCACCCAGGAGGAGCGCGACCACGCCGGCCTGCTCTTCGTCCGCTTCCTGTTCTGCTCTCCCGCCCGCGTCGGCATGCTCCACGCCGACCCGCACCCGGGCAACTTCCGCATGTTGCCCAACGGCAAGCTGGGCGTGCTCGACTTCGGCGCCGTCAACCGCCTGCCCGACGGCTACCCCAAAGCCTTCGGCCAGCTCACGCGCATCTTCAACCAGGGCGACATGCAGACCGTCATGTCGGGCCTGCGCCAGGAAGGCTTCATCCGCGAGGACATCGACATCGACCCCGACGCCCTGCGCGCCTTCCTCGCGCCGTACGTGGAGCCGACGGCGGTGGAGGAGTTCACGTTCAGCCGGGAGTGGCTCCAGGCCCAGGCCGCCAGCGTCGCCGACCTCCGCCCCACCAACGTCGTGCGCCAGCTCAACCTGCCGCCCTCGTACGTCCTCATCCACCGCGTCCACGCGGCCGGCATCGGCGTGCTCTGCCAACTCGGCACCACGGCCCGCTTCCGCGACGAGGTCATCCGCTGGGTGCCCGGCTTCGCCGACGACCCCGACGACCAGCCCTTGCCGATCGGGTGA